Part of the Molothrus ater isolate BHLD 08-10-18 breed brown headed cowbird unplaced genomic scaffold, BPBGC_Mater_1.1 matUn_MA345, whole genome shotgun sequence genome is shown below.
NNNNNCCAGTtctctcccatttttccccaatatccccaaagtccccaatgtccccagtccCATTTTTCCCAATTCTCCGccatttttctgccattttctccccatttttcatccaatttttccccaattttctgccatttttttcccaatgtccccaatgtccccagtccCAATTTCCGCCATTTTCCCGCCGTTTTCgccatttttcccccatttttcgtcaattttttcccatttttttcaccgttttttcccaatttttccccattttttttctccatgtccccaatgtccccaatgtccccaatgtccccagtccCATTTTTCCGCCATTTTTCATCcagttttttcccagtttcccccatttttccctcccaatccccccaatgtccccccaatgtccccccaatgtcccccccaATTCCCAGTTCTTTTTCCAATTTTCCGCCATTTTCCGCATTTTCTCCCCATTTTGTCCaaatttttccccattttctgccattttatgtccccaatgtccccagtccCATTTTCCCGCCATTTTTCCgccattttccccccatttttcgtccaattttttcccaattttttcaccgttttttccaatttttcccccatttttttctccatgtcccccaatgtccccaatgtccccaatgtccccagtccCAATTTTCCGCCATTTTTCCGCCATTTTTCATCCagttttttcccaattttcccccatttttcctcaatgtccccaatgtccccccaatgtccccccaatgtcccaaatgtcccaattccatttttcccattttcccgccatttttcccccatttttgtccaaatttttccccaattttctgccatttttttcccaatgtccccaatgtccccagtccCATTTTCCCGCCATTTTCCCACCATTTTTCCGCCATTTTCCcaccatttttcccccatttttgtccaattttttcccaattttttcaccgttttttcccaatttttccccattttttctcaatgtcccccaatgtccccaaagtCCCCAGTCCCATTTTTCCGCCATTTTTCATCCagttttttcccaattttcccccatttttcctcaatgtccccaatgccccccaatgtccccccaatgtcccaaatgtccccaattCCATTTTTCCCAATTCTCCGccatttttctgccattttttccccatttttcacccaactttttcccaattttctgccattttttttcccaatgtccccaatgtccccagtcctattttccccccattttttccgCCATTTTTCACCCAATTTTTTCACcgttttttcccaatttttccccaaatttccccccatttttccccaacGATGTCccccgtgctgtccccaggctctgtgcGGGGCCGAGGACCCCGAGGACATCGGCGCGACCTCGCAGGCCCAGGCCGAGCACGtggccccagtgtccccaatgtccccccaatgtccccccaatgtccccagtcccatttttcccattttccgCCATTTTTCCGccatttttctccccatttttcGTCCAaatttttccccagttttctcccatttttcccaatgtccccaatgtccccagtccAATTTCCCGCCATTTTCCCACCATTTTCCCGCCATTTTCCgcccattttttcccaattttttcaccgttttttcccaatttttcccccatttttttctccatgtcccccaatgtccccaaagtCCCCAATGcctccagtgtccccaatgtccccagtaCCAATTTTCCCGCCATTTTTCCGCCATTTTTCATCCagttttttcccaattttcccccattttacctcaatgtccccaatgccccccaatgtccccccaaatgtccccagtcccatttttcccaattttccgccattttctgccattttctcCGCCATTTCTCCGCCCTTTTTACGCCATTTTCCCGCCATTTTTACGCCATTTTTCGtccaattttttcccaattttttgcccgttttttcccaaattttcccccgtttttccccaatgtccccaaccCCCGTGATTGTCccccgtgctgtccccaggctctgtgcGGGGCCGAGGACCCCGAGGACATCGGCGCGGCCTCGCAGGCCCAGGCCGAGCACGTggccccaatgtccccccaatgtcccccagtgtccccagtcccctTTTTCCCAATTCTCCAccatttttctgccattttttccccattttcgTCCAaatttttccccaattttctgccatttttttcccaatgtccccaatgtccccagtccCAATTTTCCGCcattttccctccatttttcccccatttttgtccaatttttcccagttttctcccatttttccccattatcCCCAAagtcccccaatgtccccaattCCATTTTTCCCAATTCTCCGccatttttctgccatttttcccccatttttcatccaaatttttccccaattttctgccatttttttcccaatgtccccaatgtccccagtccCATTTTTCCGccatttttctgccatttcGATGCCATTTTTCCGCcattttcccccccatttttccgCCATTTTTCACCCAATTTTTTCACcgtttttttcccaatttttccctaaatttccccccattttttccccaacgATGTCccccgtgctgtccccaggctctgtgcGGGGCCGAGGACCCCGAGGACATCCGGGCGGCCTCGCAGGCCCAGGCCGAGCACGTGGCCGCCATGGCCGAGTTCAGCGAGAGCCCCAGCCCCGAGGGAGCCCCCGAGGAGGAGCTGAGCAAGGCCGAGCAGGAGATCGCGGCGCTGGTGGAACAGGTGAGgaggggcacacctggggacacacctgggacacacctggggacacctgggactgGTGAGgaacacctgggacacacctgggacaggggagggtggaggagctgagccaggctgagcaggagatCGCGGCGCTGGTGGAACAGGtgaggggcacagctggggacacctggacaggtgagggacacctgagacacacctgggcaggtAAAGCACACCTGGGATGGGTGAGACACACAtgagacacacctgggcaggggaggaacacctgggacaggtgagggataccagggacacctgggacaccagggacaggtAAAGCACACCTGGGGAAGGTTGGGACAGGTAAAACACAGTTGGGGCAGGTGGGACACACCTGAGACACACCTcgacacacctgggacacatctgggcacacctggacaggtgagggacacctgggacaggggagggtGGAGGAGCTGAGCAAGGCTGAGCAGGAGATCACGGCTCTGGTGGAACAGGTgaggggcacacctggggacacacctggggacacacctggggacacctgggacacacctggggacagctggggacacctgggacacacctggggacacctgggacaggggagggacacctggggatgggtgggatacaggtgagacacagctggggatgggtgagggacacacctgggacaggtagGGACAGGTaaaacacacctgggacaggtgagggacacctgagacacctgggacaggtgaggggggGTCCCCAGGTGCTTTTGCCGCCTCCCCAAATTTGGGGgtctcatttatttttccccattaattttgggggagatttggggctttttttttttaaatgatgtttttgggggaatttggggctttttggggctttttttgcaCCGGGatattttttttggggggggggggggtgctgctgccccctccccaaatttaggggtcccatttttttcccgcaggtgctgctgccctctccCCAAATTTAGGggtcccattttttttccccattaattttgggggattttgggggctttttttgatttaggatttttttcagggGGGGGTCTCTCTGATCcgggattttttttggggggggggggggggatccTTGGGGGGGgtctccaggctctgctgacccctccccaaattttgggggtcccacttttccctcccctccccgtTAATTTCGGGAGGAGATTCATTAATTCGGGGACGATTTTTTGGGGgcatttggggctttttttgaaccgggatttttttgggggggggggtccctccgatcccaaatttttttttggggggtgtcAACAGGGCCCTGCTGACCCCTCcccataattttatttatttttttccagctgacCCCCATCGAGCGCTACGCCATGAACTTCCTGGAGGCCTCGCTCGAGGACgtcagcagggaggagctgaagcaggccgaggttttttgggggggggggtcccaaaAAAATTTGGGGGTCCTAAAAATATTTGGGCGGGGGTCTtagaggggttttggggggccCCGAGGGattttgaaggggttttttggggtttttttttttggggggcgttttggggttttttgggggctTCTTGGGGGCATTtggggggggtcctggggggcttGAACGGGTCCCAGAGGGGTTTTTTCGGGGGTCCCAAAAATATTTGGGTGGGGGTCTTAGAGGGGTTTTAGGGGGGCCCTAGAGGGatttgaaggggttttttggggtttttggggggggttttggggggattttggagttttttgggggCTTCTTGGGGGCATCtggggggggtcctggggggcttGAACGGGTCccagaggggttttgggggggggggtcccaaatgggattttggggggtcccaaAAATATTTGGGTGGGGGTCTTAGAGGGGTTTTAGGGGGCCCTAGAGGGATTTTgaaggggtttttggggggggttttggggggattttggagttttttgggggCTTCTTGGGGCATCtggggggggggtcctggggggcttGAAGAGGtcccagaggggtttgggggggtcccaaatgggattttggggatccCAAAAATATTTGGGTGGGGGTCTTAGAGGGGTTTTAGGGGGCCCTAGAGGGATTTTGAGGgattttgaaaggtttttttggggtttttggggggggttttggggaattttggggtttttttgggggctTCTTGGGGGCATCtgggggggggtcctggggggcttGAAGAGGtcccagaggggtttggggggggtcccaaatgggatttggggggggggggtctcaaaagggtttgggggtcccaaAAATATTTGGAGGGGGGCGGGGTCTtagaggggttttggggggccCCAGAGGGattttgaaggggttttttgggggtctTGGCAGTTTTTTtaagggattttggggttttttgggggggggtcctgggggggctTGAAGGGGTCCCAGAGAGGTTATGGGAGGGTCccaaatgggattttggggggggtcccagatggggtttgggggggtcctgatgggattttggggggtcccaaTGGGGTTTTGGAGGGCTTGGGGGAGGGGGGTCCCAAATGGGTGGtatttttgggtgtttttggggtggtcCTGAGAGGGTCTGGGGAGTCTGAGATGGGGTTTGGGTGGTCccagagggattttgggggggtcccaaaaggattttgggggggtcctcGGGGTGTTTGGGGGGGGTCCGAGATAGGGTTTGGGTGGTCccagagggattttggggggtcccagagggattttggggggttgcaatggggttttggggggtcctggagAGGTTTTGGGGCTTCTtgggggcattttggggggTCCCAATGGGGTTTGGGAGCtcctgaggggttttgggggggaggggTTGAGGGGGTCCTGGAGGAGTTCTCAAGGTTTTGGAAGTTCCCAATGGGGTCTGGGGGAGTCTGGGAAGGTTTTTGGGGGAGTTTTGTGGGGTCCTGGGGGGTTTTAGGGGTCgtggggaatttttggggagATTTCAGGGGGTCCCAGTTGAGTCTGGGGGTTCCCAAATTGACTCTGGGTGTCCCCAAATTGGGTCTTGGGGAGCCCAGTTGAGTCTGGGGGTCCCCAAATTGACTCTGGGGGTCCCCAAATTGGGTCTGGGTGTCCCCAAATTGGGTTGGGGGGGGTCCCCAGTGGACTCTGGGGTTCCACAAATTTGGTCTGGGGTTTCCCCAAATTGGGTCTGGGGGTGCCCAAATTGGGTCTGGGGGTGCCCAAATTGGGTCTGGGTGTCCCCAAATTTGGTCTGGGGGTTCCCCAAATTGGGTCTGGGGGTGCCCAGTTGACTCTGGGGTTCCCCAAATTGGGTCTGGGGGTGCCCAAATTGGGTCTGAGGTTCCCCAAATTGGGTCTGGGTGTCCCCAAATTGGGTCTGGGGGGTCCCCAGATTGGGTCTGGGGGTTCCCCAAATTGGGTCTGGGGGTTCCCCAATTGGGTCTGGGGTCTCACCCTTTGCCCCTCCTTTGCCCCGCCCCCTCAGGAGCAGGTGGAGGCCGCCCGCAAGGACATCGACCAGGCCaaggggggcggggggcgctTCCGGCTGCCCCCCGAGGAagaggaggacgaggaggaggaggaggaagagcccTCAGGGGGCGTGGCCAACGCCGGGGGCGGGGCTTTAACCCTGGAGGAGGCGGAGCTTAGCGCGGAGAAAGGGGCGGAGcaaagggcaggaggagaggaggtggagggggcggggcccggAAGTTGCGAAGGGCCCGGGGTTTGCCCCGCCCACCTCACCCCACGCGGGCCAGTCAGCGCTTGAGGGCGGTGACGTCACCTGTGACGTCACCTGTGACGTCGCAGAGTTCGGAAACGccccctgtgatgtcacagcccgGCCCCGTGACGTCGTCGCCACCGCCGGCCGCCGCTGTGGTGACGTCATCGCCGCCGCCCGCGGTGACGTCATCGCCGCCGCCTCCTCAAGCCACGCCCCCGCCCTCCCCGCCAACGCCTCCCCCGGTGACGTCATCGCCGCCGCCGCAAGCCACGCCCccgccctcccctccccctcctcctcctcctgtgacGTCATCACCGCCTCCCGTGACGTCATCGCCCGCCTCCCCGGCCCGAATCCCCGCCCCCTCCTGTGACGTcatcacctcctcctcctcccaaatCCCCGCCCCCTCCGACTTCACCAAAGGAGGCGGGGCTTGAAGAGGTTgtccccgccccgccgccccccgtGGCCCCGCCCCCTCGGCGCCGCCGCAGCGCCGACGTCGAGATCCGGCAGAGCCAAAAATCCGGCCCGGCCGCCAAAGTGCTCCGGACCCTCCCCGGCCGATTGGTCACCGTCCTCGAGGCCCCGCCCCCTTCCTCCGAAAGGGGCGGAGGCTCCCGAGGCGCCCGGCGCCGCCCCCGGGCCGCCCCACAGGCCACGCCCCCATCCTCACTAACATCGGCCCCGCCCACAAagcgccgccggggccgcccaCCCAAGCggaggctgctgggagggggcggggccagggCGAGGCGGCGGCGCCAATCCGGGACTGCCCCACAACGCTCCGCCCACTCACAAGAAAGGGGGCGTGGCCGGCGGCGTGGGCGTCCAATACGGGGCCCAGAGGGCGGGGCCGAGGAAGAGTCCCCGCCCCGGAAGCGGCGTCGGGGGCGGCCGCCCAAGATGGCGTCGCCCGAGCATGGTGGGGGTGAGGAAGGGGAGGGGTCAACGAGTCCCCGCCCACCATCGCCGGCCCCGCCCAGATCCACCCGGGCACGCCCTGGAGCGCCCTTGGCTCCGCCCCTTCAGAGGGAGCCACGGAGGAGGCCACGCCCACCCGATGACAACAGCGAGGAGGGCGTGGCTTCATCGGGAGGGGGTGTGGCCAGGCGTAGGGAGCCCCTCCCACAACCCCCGGTtaaaaggaggagagggggtGGGGCTAACGCTGGCCCCGCCCCCACAAGGAGGAGGCGGCGTGGGCGGGGCTCTCCCttggccccgccccgccggaTGCAGCCCCCCCGGCGCTGCGCTGGCCCcgcccaggctgggggaggggcAGCGCCACAGGACCCCGCCGCCGGGGTGGGGGCGGGGCTGAGGGGGAGGAAAGGCAAGACGTGATGGGCGGGGCAAGATGGCGGCAGTGGGGAAGATGGCCGACAGTGGGGCAGgggcacaaaatggccaacaattTTGGGATACAAAATGGGCCGACTTTCGTAAAACGCAAAATGGCTGATAATTGTTGGAGAAGGACAAAATGTCCGACCACGGTGATAGGGACACAAAATGGCCGATGATTGTGGGAAGGGCACAAAATGGCCGACAGTTGTGGAAGAGGGACAAAATGGCCGACGACTGTGGGACACAAAATGGCTGCCAGGGTAAATGTGGAACGGTTGATGGGGCACAAAATGGCCGACAGCGGCCTGGATGTGGTCACGTGATCTGTGGGTAATTCCAATATGGCCGACGGGGTAAACTTTGATCCACTTCAGTACAGCTGGCTGGGTGACCTTTGATTGACCCCAATATGGCCGACATAGTGACCTTTGGTGGAGCCCAATATGGATGACAAAGTTGTTCCAATATGGCCGACAGATTGACCTTTGGTAACCCCAAGATGGGCCCAGATGCCGACAAGGCACTCCCTAATTTTTCAAAATGGCCAAAAAAGTGACCCCAATATGGCCGCCAAGGTGACCTTTAAATGACCCCAATATGGCTGCCACTGTGACCTTTGACCCCAGTATGGCCGCCACGGTTACCTTTGATTGATTCCAGTATGGCCGACAAGGTGACCTTTAAATGACCCCAATATGGCTGCCACTGTGACCTTTGGTTGACCCCAATATGGCCGCCATGATGACCTTTGATTGACCCCAAAATGGCTGTCACTGTGGCTTTTAAATGACCCCAATATGGCAGCCATAGTGACCTTTGATTGACCCCAATATGGCCGCCATGAAATGGGGTGAGGTCACAAAATGGCCGCCAGGGCAGTTTCAAGATGGCTGACGGGGGTGACCTTAAAATGACCCCAAGATGGCCACCGCAGTAAATCCAAGATGGCCGACTCCACCATGACGTCATAATCAGTGGCCATCTTGAAAGCAGCGACGTCATCAGCAGCCATTttgtgactctgttacagccATCTTGCTCCACCCAGCCGCCATCTTGAACCTGGCGGACCATCTTGTTTCTTGGCAGCCATCTCGATCTGATTGTCACGTGACCTGGCGGCCATCTTGACCTCGAACAAACGCGGCGGCCATTTTGATTCTTGGCAACCTCTGGGAGTCAGGGTGGCCATTTTGTTTCCTGGCGGCCATCTTGAATTTATCATGTGACCTGGCAGCCATCTTGGCCCCAAGAAGATGCAAAAACTTGGCGGCCATTTTGCTTCCTGGTGGCCATCTTGACTCTGGCCAACACGTGACCTGGCGGCCATCTTGACTACGAGCAGACCACAAAACCTGGCGGCCATCTTGATTTCTGGCAGCCATCTTTTCCAGGAACTGACAGTGAAACCCGGCGGCCATCTTGACTCTCACAAACTCCTGTGACTCTCAGCAGCCATCTTGATTCCTGGTGGCCATTTTGATATGAGCTTACCACAAAACCCAGGCGGCCATCTTGGTTATTCCAACTCCTGTGACATCAGCAACCATTTTGATTCCCAGCAGCCATCTTGACTATGAGAAGACCACAACACCTGGCGGCCATCTTGATTCCCGGCAGCCTTCTTGACTACGCGCAGCCCACAGAAATCGGCAGCCATCTTGACTCCCACCAACTCCCTTCACTCCCGGCAGGCATCTTGATTTCCAGTGGCCATCTTGACTGCGAGCAAGCCACAAAACCCAGCGGCCATCTTGGTCTGCGAGACCACAGCACCTGGCTGCCATCTTGACTACAAGCAGAGCCATCTTGATTCCCAGCAGCCATCTTGAATCCTACCAACTCCCATGGTTCCTGGCAGTCATCTTGATTCCTGGTGGCCATCTTctccaggagctggcagtgaaACCCAGCGGCCATCTTGGTTTCTTCCAACTCCCGTGACTTCCGGCAACCATCTTGATTCCCGGCGGCCATCTTGACTACGAGCAGACTACAACACCTGGCGGCCATCTTGATTCCCGGCGGCCATCTTGACTACGAGCAGAACCGCAAATCCCGGTGGCCATCTTGCCTCCCGGCGGCCATCTTGTTTCAGGACCGTGCCCAGCAGAGTCGGGGGGGAGGGAGGCGGGGTccgggggggtgggggaggggcgtTTTCCACCCTCCCCCCCTTCGTTGTAAAATTGGTTCCTTTTGAACCCCATCTATGCAAATGTGCTTtgtgctgggccaggggggGCGGGGCCAAgtttttgggggtgggggaggggtcccggggggggaTTTtcccgcccctcccccaccctgTCCGGGCGGCGCTCGAGGCTTTTCCTGTGATGAAtaaaaaaagggttaaaaaatcccaattttgggGACCCCCCTGGGAAAaagattttggggtgggggagggaaTGGGGGAGGGGATTTCGGGTTTCCTTTATTAGGGgaaggggatttttgggggtgttttgggattttttggggtccccagggggGAATTTTAGGGCATTTGGGGAATTTTGTGGTTCCCTGAAagattttggggggtccccaGGGGTTTGCAGAGAGGTTTGGGGGGGATCTTCTGGGGGTGAAGGGAatttttgggggtcccagaAAGATTTTTGGGATCCCCAGGGGATCACAGATTTTGGGGCTCTTTTAGGGTAAGGGAGatttttgggggtcccagagagattttggggggggtcccCAAGGGATTCcagagaggttttggggttCTTTTAAATGTGGGtgtaattttggggttttttggggtccccagagAATCCCAGAGGTTTTGGGGTTCTTTTAAATGTGGGTGGAATTTTTGGGGGTTCCcagagaggttttggggttCTTTTAAATGTgggtggaattttggggtttttttggggatttttggggtttccaGAGAGATTCTGGGGGGTCCCCAAGGGAATCCCAGAGAGATTTAGGGTTCTTTTAGGattgggggaattttgggggtttttggggttcccaaagaggttttggggttcttttaaatgtggggggaatttgggggttttgggggctATCTCCCATTCAGATGCGTTGTGATCTCGCGAGATTCCCCTTTTGGGGTCGCTGGTTTGGGGTCCCTGATTTGGGGTCGGGGGCTGTGAGGGGTTTAGGGTCCCTCATTTGGGGTCAGGGACtgtgaggggtttggggtccctggtTTGGGGTCCCTGATTTGGGGTCGGGGGCtgtgaggggtttggggtccctcaTTTGGGGTCAGGGACtgtgaggggtttggggtccctggtttggggtttggggtctcaGGTTTAGGGTCACAGGTTTTGGGGGCCCTGGTTTGGGGGTCTCTGGTTTAGGGTCCCTGATTTGGGGTCAGGGGCtgtgaggggtttgggggcCCGGTGTGAGGGGTTTGGGTTCCCTGGTTTGGGGTCAGGGGCtgtgag
Proteins encoded:
- the LOC118693245 gene encoding helicase SRCAP-like, translating into MSPVLSPGSALCGAEDPEDIGAASQAQAEHALCGAEDPEDIRAASQAQAEHVAAMAEFSESPSPEGAPEEELSKAEQEIAALVEQLTPIERYAMNFLEASLEDVSREELKQAEEQVEAARKDIDQAKGGGGRFRLPPEEEEDEEEEEEEPSGGVANAGGGALTLEEAELSAEKGAEQRAGGEEVEGAGPGSCEGPGVCPAHLTPRGPVSA
- the LOC118693244 gene encoding basic salivary proline-rich protein 2-like encodes the protein MSQPGPVTSSPPPAAAVVTSSPPPAVTSSPPPPQATPPPSPPTPPPVTSSPPPQATPPPSPPPPPPPVTSSPPPEAGLEEVVPAPPPPVAPPPRRRRSADVEIRQSQKSGPAAKVLRTLPGRLVTVLEAPPPSSERGGGSRGARRRPRAAPQATPPSSLTSAPPTKRRRGRPPKRRLLGGGGARARRRRQSGTAPQRSAHSQERGRGRRRGRPIRGPEGGAEEESPPRKRRRGRPPKMASPEHGGGEEGEGSTSPRPPSPAPPRSTRARPGAPLAPPLQREPRRRPRPPDDNSEEGVASSGGGVARRREPLPQPPVKRRRGGGANAGPAPTRRRRRGRGSPLAPPRRMQPPRRCAGPAQAGGGAAPQDPAAGVGAGLRGRKGKT